A single Thermanaerothrix sp. DNA region contains:
- a CDS encoding PAS domain-containing protein produces MTNRPDPELLRDLFENLPVPFALHEMIYLPDGRPHDYRFVWVNRAFLDALALKESPEGKTLREAFPKTLSDSFDWVAFYSSVASSGEPKETLTYSESLGKPLKVTAFSPKRGTFAVIFHDMSREMKQIQLLEESGNAVKTVSLEFEIVFEGIQEGAFLVEVTNEGFKYLRVNRHYREITGIGDLDIRDLKAGDFLGEASQRIEENYRLCVSHRETLIFEETLYSGEKERVLSTVLIPVMNGGDVTHIVGFIKDITEQVRAKREREEALSRYEAMFNGHSAVMLLIEPIAGRIVDANPAALDFYGYSREEIRTMCIQDINVLPKEEVERRRIRALNGRQRYFLFPHRLRSGEIRMVDVYSAPVDVMGDKLLFSIIFDVTDRERLRKELEEERELLKTTLMSIGDAVVTTDRQGLITSANPEACRMSGQPASGLLGMGFFEAFPLLDPKTGEPRDPLGAAVKTGKTIQVSELLLKSSAEEFHVSGSASAIKDPLGNVLGAVAVLRDITHEKKWRDRMLYMSYHDSLTKLPNRRFLEEQMVQLEEEQVLPLAVIMADVNGLKMTNDAFGHDRGDALLVTAARLLKGACRRGDIVGRWGGDEFVVLLPGATPDGARIAAERIANATLKARLGELDISIALGWGAKTEQSQSIQQALKDAEEMMYRHKLSEGREQRRRILDQILSLLGTKCHENEGHRNRLRRLCLETAHGAGLGWEAVEDLEGLCIYHDIGMIAVASRTLVKPGPLDHLELMEVRRHPEVGYRIAQNMPELSGIADLILLHHERYDGSGYPRGLKGLQIPIQCRIFALADSYDAMTQPRPYRSLMTPQEAAAKIQSLQGLAFDPELTELFLKIALGSR; encoded by the coding sequence TTGACGAACCGCCCTGACCCTGAGCTGCTGCGGGACCTCTTCGAAAATCTGCCGGTCCCCTTCGCCCTGCACGAGATGATATACCTGCCCGACGGCAGACCCCACGACTACCGCTTCGTGTGGGTGAACCGGGCCTTCCTGGACGCCCTGGCCCTCAAGGAGTCCCCGGAGGGAAAGACCCTGCGGGAGGCGTTCCCAAAGACCCTTTCGGACTCCTTCGACTGGGTGGCCTTCTACTCCTCCGTGGCCTCCTCGGGAGAGCCCAAGGAGACCCTAACCTACTCCGAGTCCCTGGGCAAACCGCTCAAGGTCACCGCCTTCTCCCCAAAGCGGGGCACCTTCGCCGTCATCTTCCACGACATGTCCAGGGAGATGAAACAAATACAGCTTCTGGAGGAGTCCGGGAACGCGGTGAAAACCGTGTCCTTGGAGTTCGAGATCGTCTTCGAGGGCATCCAGGAGGGGGCCTTCCTGGTTGAAGTGACCAATGAGGGCTTCAAATACCTGCGGGTGAACCGGCACTACCGGGAGATAACCGGCATAGGGGACCTAGACATCCGGGATCTCAAGGCGGGGGACTTCCTGGGCGAGGCGAGCCAGAGGATAGAGGAGAACTACCGGCTCTGCGTCTCCCACAGGGAGACCCTCATCTTCGAAGAGACCCTGTACTCCGGGGAAAAAGAAAGGGTCCTCAGCACGGTGCTAATCCCGGTCATGAACGGCGGAGATGTCACCCACATAGTGGGGTTCATAAAGGACATAACCGAGCAGGTCCGGGCCAAGCGGGAAAGGGAGGAGGCCCTTTCAAGGTACGAGGCCATGTTCAACGGCCACTCGGCGGTGATGCTCCTGATAGAGCCCATTGCCGGCAGGATAGTGGACGCCAACCCCGCGGCGTTGGACTTCTACGGGTACTCCCGGGAGGAGATCCGAACCATGTGCATCCAGGACATAAACGTGCTCCCCAAGGAGGAGGTGGAGCGCCGGCGCATTAGGGCCTTGAACGGGAGGCAGCGCTACTTCCTCTTCCCACATCGGCTTAGAAGCGGGGAGATCCGGATGGTGGACGTGTACTCCGCCCCGGTGGACGTCATGGGGGATAAGCTCCTCTTCTCCATCATCTTCGACGTCACCGACCGGGAGAGGCTCAGGAAGGAGCTGGAGGAAGAGCGGGAGCTTCTCAAGACCACCCTCATGTCCATCGGCGACGCCGTGGTGACCACCGACAGGCAGGGCCTCATAACCTCCGCCAACCCCGAGGCGTGCCGGATGAGCGGGCAGCCCGCAAGCGGACTCCTGGGGATGGGTTTCTTCGAGGCCTTCCCCCTGTTGGACCCCAAGACCGGGGAGCCAAGGGATCCCCTAGGGGCGGCGGTTAAGACCGGCAAGACCATCCAGGTGTCAGAGCTGCTCCTTAAGTCCTCCGCCGAGGAGTTCCACGTATCGGGCTCCGCGTCGGCCATAAAGGACCCGCTGGGGAACGTGCTAGGCGCGGTGGCGGTGCTAAGGGACATAACCCACGAGAAGAAGTGGCGGGACAGGATGCTCTACATGAGCTACCACGACTCCTTGACCAAGCTTCCAAACCGCCGCTTCCTGGAGGAACAGATGGTCCAGCTGGAGGAGGAGCAGGTACTGCCCCTGGCGGTGATAATGGCGGACGTGAACGGCCTTAAGATGACCAACGACGCCTTCGGCCACGACCGGGGGGACGCCCTTTTGGTCACCGCCGCACGGCTGCTGAAGGGGGCCTGCCGCAGGGGCGACATCGTAGGCCGCTGGGGAGGGGACGAGTTCGTGGTGCTGCTCCCCGGCGCCACCCCCGACGGGGCGAGGATAGCGGCGGAACGGATAGCCAACGCGACCTTAAAGGCCCGGCTGGGGGAGCTTGATATCAGCATAGCCCTGGGCTGGGGGGCCAAGACGGAACAAAGCCAAAGCATCCAACAGGCCTTGAAGGACGCGGAGGAGATGATGTACCGCCACAAGCTCTCCGAGGGCAGGGAGCAGCGCAGGAGGATCCTGGATCAGATACTGTCCTTGCTGGGAACCAAGTGCCACGAGAACGAAGGGCACAGGAACCGGCTGCGCCGGCTGTGCCTGGAGACCGCCCACGGGGCGGGACTCGGCTGGGAGGCGGTGGAGGACCTTGAGGGGCTCTGCATCTACCACGACATCGGGATGATCGCCGTGGCCTCCAGAACCTTGGTTAAACCCGGGCCCCTTGACCACCTGGAGCTCATGGAGGTAAGGCGACATCCCGAGGTGGGATACCGCATAGCCCAGAACATGCCAGAGCTGTCGGGCATCGCGGACCTCATACTTCTGCACCACGAGCGGTACGACGGATCCGGGTATCCTAGGGGGCTCAAGGGGCTGCAGATACCGATCCAGTGCCGCATCTTCGCCCTGGCGGACAGCTACGACGCCATGACCCAGCCAAGACCCTACCGGTCCCTCATGACGCCCCAAGAGGCGGCGGCCAAGATCCAGTCCCTCCAGGGGCTAGCCT